The proteins below come from a single Aegilops tauschii subsp. strangulata cultivar AL8/78 chromosome 6, Aet v6.0, whole genome shotgun sequence genomic window:
- the LOC109751634 gene encoding uncharacterized protein, with amino-acid sequence KTRSFFKSVVSQLLVRAEEAAIESSANKEFNEQDALSSVLLFVGEVLSHVSRRGSTGILVAELIPMIRNHLQRCVAPDCKTIIPDMIKHVPQSRFWFTVIEALRDQHSIERLTEEMLRQLASHHLNDEEAYWILWTLFNQSIMHIAVMRAMFIDKFLLWKTFPLCCLRWILHYAVFEFPPNSVTEAQMRRTSNFLVTLQCLVTVWSKKEFVQSYSVEQQAYITAAIGLCLENMSKEELEMNRDVLNCILQGVSCRLESPIDLVRKMASAVALTFSKVVDPKNPLYLDDDCSENVDWEFGVLSPKEITAPSHDVEFGSKSKPCPRKNRKHAGDKKGKTIKHDISDNRVKIIEIKSKLDSDEMSGAAINFEEHYDEESINIDASSDSSLEPYDLSDDDTDLQKNFTHLSDLAAALRKPDDLDGVESALSSAEKLVRASPDELRHCSGDLVQALVHVRCSDVAMEGEEDSAEEKRQKALVALLVTSPFESLDVLTKLLYSSSVDISQRILVIDVMTEAAQELAETKIVKSEQRHGNLISDTSPSWLVPRESGPVGASPWREVSETGSLLKNWSHRYEREVPSRPGQVKSGKSRKWGLGKAKDSQVERSKNRFPLYAAAFMLPVMEGYDKRRHGVDLLNRDFVVLGKLIYMLGVCMKCMAMHPEASAIAPAFLDMIRAREVSQHAEAYVRRSVLFAASCVLIALHPSYVASVLIEGNQDISTGLEWIRTWALRIAEADPDTECTSVNGHGLRLHSEMVLQTSRALESAEHSKAGTRALPSKLDNIIIPFANMM; translated from the exons AAGACAAGGTCATTCTTCAAGAGTGTTGTCAGCCAACTTCTTGTTCGAGCGGAAGAAGCAGCTATCGAGTCGTCTGCTAACAAAGAGTTTAACGAACAGGATGCACTAAGTTCTGTGTTGCTCTTTGTGGGTGAAGTGTTATCCCATGTTAGCCGTCGTGGATCTACTG GCATTTTAGTTGCTGAATTGATCCCTATGATCCGTAATCACTTACAAAGATGTGTAGCACCAGACTGTAAGACGATAATTCCTGACATGATCAAGCATGTTCCTCAGTCTCGGTTTTGGTTCACTGTGATTGAAGCATTGAGAGATCAGCATTCTATTGAAAGATTGACTGAAGAGATGTTGCGCCAACTTGCATCACACCATTTAAATGATGAAGAAGCGTACTGGATTTTGTGGACTCTGTTTAATCAGAGTATCATGCATATTGCTGTTATGAG GGCAATGTTTATTGACAAATTTTTGCTTTGGAAAACATTTCCATTATGCTGCCTGAGATGGATTCTTCATTATGCTGTCTTTGAATTCCCACCAAATTCAGTCACAGAAGCCCAAATGCGAAGGACATCAAACTTCCTGGTTACATTGCAATGTTTAGTTACTGTTTGGTCCAAGAAAGAGTTTGTTCAGTCATATTCAGTGGAGCAACAAGCTT ATATCACTGCAGCAATAGGGTTATGTTTGGAGAACATGTCAAAAGAAGAATTAGAAATGAATAGAGATGTATTAAATTGTATTCTTCAAGGAGTAAGCT GTAGGTTAGAGAGCCCAATTGATTTAGTCCGGAAAATGGCAAGTGCTGTTGCATTGACATTTTCTAAAGTCGTTGATCCAAAAAATCCTCTTTACCTTGATGATGACTGTTCTGAGAATGTTGACTGGGAGTTCGGGGTTCTCTCTCCAAAGGAGATCACAGCTCCTTCACATGATGTAGAATTTGGAAGCAAATCAAAACCATGTCCACGTAAGAACAGGAAACATGCTGGTGACAAAAAGGGAAAGACTATCAAGCATGATATTTCAGATAACAGAGTAAAAATCATAGAGATCAAGTCAAAACTAGATTCTGATGAAATGTCTGGCGCTGCTATAAATTTTGAGGAACATTATGACGAGGAAAGCATTAACATTGATGCTTCCAGTGATTCATCCCTGGAGCCGTATGATCTGTCAGATGATGACACTGATTTGCAGAAGAATTTCACACATCTAAGTGATCTTGCAGCTGCACTGCGAAAACCTGACGATCTAGATGGT GTTGAAAGCGCTCTTAGTTCTGCCGAAAAGCTTGTGAGGGCATCACCTGATGAGCTGCGCCACTGCTCGGGTGATCTTGTTCAAGCACTGGTACATGTTCGTTGTTCTGATGTCGCGATGGAAGGCGAGGAAGATTCTGCTGAAGAAAAGCGACAGAAGGCATTAGTCGCTTTGCTGGTAACCAGCCCATTTGAATCATTAGATGTTCTTACCAAATTGCTATATTCATCGAGTGTGGATATAAGTCAGCGTATTTTAGTTATTGATGTTATGACTGAGGCAGCACAGGAACTTGCTGAAACTAAAATTGTAAAGAGTGAACAGCGGCATGGGAACTTGATATCTGATACTTCTCCGTCTTGGCTGGTTCCTAGGGAGAGCGGACCTGTTGGGGCAAGCCCTTGGAGAGAGGTATCAGAAACAGGATCACTTTTGAAAAATTGGTCACACCGGTATGAAAGAGAAGTTCCATCTAGACCAGGCCAGGTTAAATCAGGAAAATCTCGCAAATGGGGTCTTGGGAAAGCAAAAGATTCGCAGGTGGAGCGGTCAAAAAACAGATTTCCTTTGTATGCTGCTGCATTTATGCTCCCGGTTATGGAAGGatatgacaagagaagacatgGGGTGGACTTGCTCAATCGGGATTTTGTTGTCCTAGGTAAATTGATATACATGCTTGGTGTCTGTATGAAGTGCATGGCAATGCATCCGGAAGCATCAGCCATTGCCCCAGCTTTTCTGGATATGATAAGAGCCAG GGAGGTCTCGCAACATGCTGAAGCATATGTGCGAAGGTCTGTGTTGTTTGCAGCTTCTTGTGTATTGATAGCCTTGCACCCGTCATATGTTGCATCAGTTCTTATAGAAGGCAACCAGGACATTTCTACTGGTTTAGAATGGATACGTACATGGGCCTTGCGTATTGCTGAAGCTGATCCTGATACAGAGTGCACATCGGTGA ATGGCCATGGCCTGCGGCTCCATTCAGAGATGGTGCTCCAGACATCCCGCGCCCTGGAATCTGCAGAACATTCCAAGGCTGGCACCAGAGCACTACCTTCTAAGCTCGATAACATTATAATACCATTCGCAAACATGATGTGA
- the LOC109773917 gene encoding putative cyclin-F2-1: MMQYAVDPYAGAFARPPPTGFFGVGSCAWVANRPARRPPPPAFFGIGSCFRPTADVPARRPPPPGFFGARRPRVLPVPAPCEVPMPPKFSKPTAPAPAPVSCVAAASIKLQRLCPDYEDDIDHNLRLTEKNAEERPLPDYLTKVQQDRVSESARASLVGWMDKFVRDHDLADGTLHHAVAYVDRVLSVRALTTDSGYELRLLGAAAIFVAANYEDRKAVWKLKADQIARYGEFAAGKEVLDMEREMVEALGYQLGGPTAHTFLSHFMRYAEGEDKTKILPLATRLVDQSLLNYTCLRILPSLVAASAISLARRTLNPPDVLAWNRELTELTGYNCSDMTACVLNMFFFSRSLICNPSS; the protein is encoded by the exons ATGATGCAGTACGCCGTGGATCCCTACGCGGGCGCCTTTGCTCGACCTCCGCCTACCGGCTTCTTCGGCGTCGGATCCTGCGCTTGGGTCGCCAACAGGCCTGCTCGAcgacctccgcctcccgccttcttCGGCATCGGATCCTGCTTTCGCCCGACTGCCGACGTGCCAGCTCGTCGACCTCCGCCTCCCGGTTTCTTCGGTGCACGCCGTCCCAGGGTGCTCCC TGTGCCAGCGCCGTGCGAGGTGCCCATGCCACCAAAGTTCTCAAAGCCCACGGCACCGGCACCAGCGCCGGTTTCCTgcgtcgccgccgcctccataAAGCTTCAGCGGCTGTGCCCTGACTATGAAGACGACATCGACCACAACCTCCGGTTGACAGAGAAGAACGCCGAGGAGCGGCCGCTACCGGACTACCTGACGAAGGTGCAGCAGGATCGGGTGAGCGAGTCAGCGCGCGCCTCCCTCGTCGGATGGATGGACAAGTTCGTTCGAGACCATGATCTGGCCGACGGCACGCTCCACCACGCCGTCGCCTACGTCGACCGGGTCCTGTCTGTGCGAGCCCTGACGACTGACAGCGGCTACGAGCTACGCCTCCTGGGTGCCGCGGCCATCTTTGTCGCCGCCAATTACGAGGACCGGAAAGCCGTGTGGAAGCTGAAGGCCGACCAGATCGCCAGGTACGGCGAGTTCGCCGCGGGCAAAGAGGTGCTCGACATGGAGCGCGAGATGGTGGAGGCGCTCGGGTACCAGCTCGGCGGCCCCACGGCGCACACGTTCCTGAGCCACTTCATGAGGTACGCCGAGGGGGAGGACAAGACCAAGATCCTGCCATTGGCGACTCGCCTCGTTGATCAGTCTCTGCTCAACTACACGTGCCTCCGCATCTTGCCGTCCCTCGTGGCGGCGTCCGCGATCTCCCTCGCGAGGCGGACCCTGAATCCGCCCGACGTCCTCGCGTGGAACAGGGAGCTGACGGAGCTGACGGGCTACAACTGCTCCGACATGACAGCCTGCGTGCTTAATATGTTCTTCTTCTCGCGGTCGCTCATCTGTAACCCttcttcttga